The sequence CTCGACCGGCTGATGGGTCGGACCGTCCTCGCCAAGACCGATGGAGTCGTGGGTCAGGACGTAGATCACCGGCAGCTTCATCAGCGCCGACATGCGGATCCCGTTGCGGCAATAGTCGGAGAACACGTGGAAGGTGCCGCCAAAGGGACGGAAGCCACCGTGCAGATAGACACCGTTCATGATCGCCGCCATGCCGAACTCGCGCACGCCGTAATGGACGTAGTTGCCATCCTCGTGGCTGTTGCCGGGCATGTTGAGATCCTTGCAGCCTTTCCAGTTGGTCAGGTTGGATCCGGTCAGGTCGGCGCTGCCGCCGAAGAATTCCGGCAGGTGCGGCGCATAGGCGTTGAGGGTGTTCTGGGACGCCTTGCGGGTCGCCACGGTTTCGGCCTTTTCATTGACTTCCCTGATGTAATCCTCGGCGATCGAGGGCCAGTCCGCCGGCAGCCGGCCTTCCAGGCGGCGCTGCAGTTCGTCGGCCAGATCGGGCAGATCGGCCCGATAGGCGGCGAGCTTGTCCTGCCATTCCTTTTCCCAGGCCGCGCCCTTTTCGCGGGCATCCCAGGCGTCGTAGATTTCCTTCGGAATCTCGAAGGGCGGATAGGGCCAGCCGAGGAATTCACGGGCCAGGGCGATTTCGTCCTCACCCAGCGGAGCGCCGTGGCATTCTTCCTTACCCTGCTTGTTGGGCGAACCGTAGCCGATGATGGTTTTGCAGCAGATCAGGCTCGGCTTGTCGGTGACGTTGCGGGCCTCGTCGATGGCGGCCTTGATGGCATCCGGATTGTGACCGTCGACGCCGCGGATCACGTGCCAGCCGTAGGCTTCGAAACGCTTGGCGGTATCGTCGGTGAACCAGCCTTCCACTTCCCCGTCGATGGAGATGCCGTTGTCGTCCCAGAAGGCCACCAGCTTGCCCAGCTTGAAGGTGCCGGCCAGGGCGCAGGCTTCGTGGGACACCCCTTCCATCATGCAGCCGTCGCCCAGGAACACATAGGTGTAATGGTCGATGATGTTATGGCCGTCGCGGTTGAACTGGGCGCCCAGCACTTTCTCGGCCAGGGCCATGCCGACGGCGTTGGCGATCCCCTGCCCCAGAGGACCGGTGGTGGTCTCCACCCCCGGCGTGTAGCCGTATTCCGGGTGGCCCGGGGTCTTGGAGTGCAGCTGGCGGAAATTCTTTAGCTCCTCGATGGGCAGATCATAGCCGGTCAGATGCAGCAGGGCATAGATCAGCATCGAACCGTGACCGTTGGACAGCACGAAACGGTCGCGGTTGGCCCATTTGGGATTGTTGGGGTTATGGCGCATGTAGTCGTTCCACAGCACCTCGGCGATGTCCGCCATCCCCATGGGGGCGCCGGGATGGCCGGATTTGGCCTTTTGGACCGCATCCATGGCCAGGACACGAATGGCGTTTGCGAGTTCTCGGCGTGAAGGCATGGTTGTCTCTCCCAAGTTATCGTTTGACTGTTGTTCTTGAAACCGCTTGGAACCGAATCTTAAAACGGCTGGCGTATCGGCGCAATTTCAGGATTGCTGTTGGGCATCCCACTCCCGGTGATAGGCTTCGATGGTCTCGATGTCTTTCCGGGCGCCGATGAACAGCGGAACCCGCTGATGGATGTGAGTCGGCTGCAGCGTCAGGACGCGCTCGCGTCCGGTGGAAACGATCCCGCCGGCCTGCTCGATGATAAAGCCGATGGGATTGGCCTCGTACATCAGGCGCAGGCGCCCGGCCTGTCCCTGTTTCTTGAGCTTTTCGTCCAGCGGATAGGTCCAAAAACCGCCGCGCTGAAGGATGCGGTAGGCTTCGGCGACGAAGGAGGCAATCCAACGCATGTTGTAATCACGCCCCAGGGGGCCTTCCTTGCCTTGCAGGCACTCCTCGATGTAACGCCGCACCGGCGGCTCCCAGAAGCGCCAGTTGGACATGTTGATGGCGAACTCCCTGGCCTCCTCGGCGATGCGGATGTCGGAATGGGTCAGGAAGAATTCCCCCACCCCCTGATCCAGGGTGAAGCCGTAGGCGCCGTCGCCGGTGGTCAGCACCAGGGTGACCGATGGGCCGTAGACACAGAAACCGGAAGCCACCTGCTCGGTTCCCGGCTGCAGGAAGTGCTCCTCGGCGGGCTCGTCCACACCTTCGGGGCAGCGCAGGATCGAGAAGATGGTGCCGATGCACATGTTGATGTTGATGTTCGAGGAACCGTCCAGCGGGTCGAAGCAGACCAGATACTTGCCCCGGTTGGCCTTGGGGACGACGATGATGTCTTCGTTCTCCTCCGAGGCCATCGCCGCCACGTGGCCGCTGCGGCTGAGAATGGCGATCATGATGTCGTTGGAGAGCACGTCCAGCTTCTGCTGCACCTCTCCCTGGACGTTCTCCTCGCCCACCTGGCCCAGATTGCCCACCAGCGCGCCGTAGCGCACCTCGCGGGCGATGGCCTTGCAGGCGCGGGCGATGTCGCTGATCAGCAGCGTCAGCTCGCCGGTGGCGCCGGCCACCTTGCGCTGCTGTTGAATCAGAAATTCGGTTAAGGAAACCCCTTGACCTTGCATAGCATCCTCCTCTTCGTTGTGGGCGGCTTCAGGCCGCCGTCGTCAAAGCCAGGGCATCCCTGACCTTGACGATCTTCAGGGTATTGGTCCCGCCGCTCACACCGGTCAGATCCCCCTTGGTGATGAGCACCCGGTCCTCCTCGGTCACCGCCCGGTAGTACAGCAGCTCCTCCAGCGCGGCCTTGTTCTGCACCGCGTGCTCGGTGGTGTCGCACCGGAACAGAATGGGATAGACACCGCGGTACAGCCTCACCTTGCGGCAGGTCTTCAGATGCCGGGTCAGGGCGTAGATCGGAATCCCCGAGCGGATGCGCGACATCCACAGCGGCGTCGCCCCGCTTTCGGTCAGGGCGGCGATGGCACGGACCGGGAAATGGTTGGCCACGTACATGGAGGCCATGGCGATGGCCTCGTCGGTACGCTTGAACTGGCGGTCCATGCGGTGAGAAGAGCGCCGCACCCGCGGACTTTTCTCCGCCTCGACGCACACCCGGTGCATGGCCTTGACCGCCTCCACCGGATACTTGCCGGAAGCGGTTTCCGCC comes from Methylomarinovum caldicuralii and encodes:
- a CDS encoding class 1 fructose-bisphosphatase, which translates into the protein MQGQGVSLTEFLIQQQRKVAGATGELTLLISDIARACKAIAREVRYGALVGNLGQVGEENVQGEVQQKLDVLSNDIMIAILSRSGHVAAMASEENEDIIVVPKANRGKYLVCFDPLDGSSNININMCIGTIFSILRCPEGVDEPAEEHFLQPGTEQVASGFCVYGPSVTLVLTTGDGAYGFTLDQGVGEFFLTHSDIRIAEEAREFAINMSNWRFWEPPVRRYIEECLQGKEGPLGRDYNMRWIASFVAEAYRILQRGGFWTYPLDEKLKKQGQAGRLRLMYEANPIGFIIEQAGGIVSTGRERVLTLQPTHIHQRVPLFIGARKDIETIEAYHREWDAQQQS
- the tkt gene encoding transketolase, whose translation is MPSRRELANAIRVLAMDAVQKAKSGHPGAPMGMADIAEVLWNDYMRHNPNNPKWANRDRFVLSNGHGSMLIYALLHLTGYDLPIEELKNFRQLHSKTPGHPEYGYTPGVETTTGPLGQGIANAVGMALAEKVLGAQFNRDGHNIIDHYTYVFLGDGCMMEGVSHEACALAGTFKLGKLVAFWDDNGISIDGEVEGWFTDDTAKRFEAYGWHVIRGVDGHNPDAIKAAIDEARNVTDKPSLICCKTIIGYGSPNKQGKEECHGAPLGEDEIALAREFLGWPYPPFEIPKEIYDAWDAREKGAAWEKEWQDKLAAYRADLPDLADELQRRLEGRLPADWPSIAEDYIREVNEKAETVATRKASQNTLNAYAPHLPEFFGGSADLTGSNLTNWKGCKDLNMPGNSHEDGNYVHYGVREFGMAAIMNGVYLHGGFRPFGGTFHVFSDYCRNGIRMSALMKLPVIYVLTHDSIGLGEDGPTHQPVEHHGSLRMIPNLHLWRPADAVETAVAWREAVNQTATPSALALSRQGLPHLERTPEQIENIAKGAYVLRDCDGKPDAIIIATGSEVHLADEAAKVLADEGKKVRVVSMPCEDVFEAQSAEYKESVLPSDVTARVAVEAGATDGWYKYVGLNGKVVGLDRFGESAPGGVLMKEFGFTVDNVANAVREVLS